The proteins below come from a single Desulfovibrio sp. Huiquan2017 genomic window:
- a CDS encoding glycyl-radical enzyme activating protein, translating into MLKGMVYNIQRMSVQDGPGLRTTVFLKGCPLRCLWCSNPESQAFTPQLMCFENLCTGCGACEAACPNGAVTRLRNGKFGRDLEQCTDCGACASVCPSGARDMSGRLMTVEEVMEVVRKDGTFYLNSDGGVTFGGGEPTAAGDFFLALLQQAHDEAYHCTVDTCGQCPEDRFRKTIELADLLLFDCKHMDPARHRELTGQDNTLILRNLRSALGSNTPVRIRMPLMPGLNDTEENLAAMADFLGDFGLREVEIMPCHFFGRNKYLALNRALPLMRQYEPEELKAVNERFQRHGLRPVVV; encoded by the coding sequence ATGTTGAAAGGTATGGTTTACAACATTCAGCGCATGTCGGTGCAGGATGGCCCGGGCCTGCGCACCACAGTCTTTCTGAAGGGCTGTCCGTTGCGCTGTCTTTGGTGCAGCAACCCGGAATCACAGGCGTTCACCCCGCAGCTGATGTGTTTTGAAAATCTCTGCACGGGATGCGGCGCCTGCGAAGCGGCCTGCCCGAACGGGGCCGTGACCCGGCTGCGCAACGGCAAGTTCGGACGCGATCTGGAGCAATGCACGGACTGCGGCGCCTGTGCGTCCGTGTGCCCCAGCGGCGCGCGCGACATGTCGGGGAGGCTGATGACCGTCGAGGAAGTCATGGAGGTCGTCCGCAAGGACGGAACCTTCTACCTCAACTCCGACGGCGGCGTGACCTTCGGCGGCGGCGAACCCACGGCGGCCGGTGATTTCTTCCTCGCCCTGCTCCAACAGGCGCACGACGAGGCCTACCACTGCACGGTGGACACCTGCGGCCAGTGTCCAGAAGACCGCTTCCGGAAAACCATCGAGCTGGCGGACCTGCTGCTCTTTGACTGCAAACATATGGACCCCGCCCGGCACAGGGAACTGACCGGGCAGGACAACACGCTCATTCTGAGGAACCTCCGCAGCGCCCTGGGCTCCAACACGCCGGTGCGCATCCGCATGCCGCTCATGCCGGGCCTGAATGATACGGAGGAGAATCTGGCGGCCATGGCCGATTTTTTGGGGGATTTCGGCCTCCGGGAAGTCGAGATCATGCCCTGCCACTTCTTCGGCCGGAATAAATACCTCGCCTTGAACCGGGCTTTGCCTCTCATGCGGCAGTACGAACCCGAGGAACTCAAGGCGGTCAACGAACGCTTCCAACGGCACGGACTCAGGCCGGTCGTCGTGTAG
- a CDS encoding ErpA-related iron-sulfur cluster insertion protein (Members of this family, many of which are selenoproteins, show homology to the iron-sulfur cluster insertion ErpA that was described in Escherichia coli.), which produces MFTINVADAILERLREILEDEDEGVCIRLREYCVGGGUNSKVVLGLGTDEPDEEDDERIDVKGVPFIAEKDFLLNHGGNYELTLNEGQQMVLKALAEA; this is translated from the coding sequence ATGTTTACCATAAACGTGGCGGACGCCATTCTCGAAAGGCTCCGCGAGATACTTGAGGACGAGGATGAAGGCGTCTGTATCCGCCTGCGCGAATACTGCGTCGGCGGAGGATGAAATAGCAAGGTCGTGCTTGGTCTAGGCACGGATGAACCCGATGAAGAGGATGACGAGCGGATCGACGTGAAGGGCGTCCCGTTCATCGCCGAAAAGGACTTTCTGCTGAATCACGGTGGAAACTACGAATTGACCCTGAACGAAGGCCAGCAAATGGTCTTGAAGGCGCTCGCGGAAGCGTAA
- a CDS encoding ErpA-related iron-sulfur cluster insertion protein (Members of this family, many of which are selenoproteins, show homology to the iron-sulfur cluster insertion ErpA that was described in Escherichia coli.) → MFTVDTTEELLGKLRDLLAEEDPETCVRLREYNAGCGCHSKIRLGLGLDEPEEEDEQISVQGIPFVAEKDFLLKHGRSYALAFDENKETVLTPLDVSD, encoded by the coding sequence ATGTTTACAGTGGATACGACGGAGGAGCTTCTCGGAAAGCTCCGCGACCTGTTGGCGGAGGAAGACCCGGAGACCTGCGTGCGCCTGCGCGAGTATAATGCCGGATGCGGCTGCCACAGCAAGATTCGGCTTGGTTTGGGGCTGGATGAACCGGAAGAGGAAGACGAACAGATCAGCGTGCAGGGAATTCCGTTTGTCGCGGAAAAGGATTTTCTGCTGAAGCACGGCAGGTCCTACGCTCTGGCTTTCGACGAAAACAAGGAAACCGTTCTCACCCCTCTGGATGTGTCGGATTAG
- a CDS encoding autotransporter outer membrane beta-barrel domain-containing protein produces MSADGSIMVGTGSVPGGYTAFLANVTVGGLITPDEFYQSLGTMGQVGPAVSSMGQLSMSRLGGVAGGQGMQFSVTGPGSGADTGSDAGAGTESGLSSGDEMPGRLDLWMVGSVGTNIELNGDDLGLHGGVGLSWAEGEWRFGGGLFGDERDLDTSHGGNQDIQAVGPGAFVVYAPDGTGLEFRVAAIWQTVNLDLKRGYANGAGSATSSGHTNAEVFGLSGRAQWTRSVTNSFALTPFAEYTWQNTHIDGYSESGGPFPASYDSRDETSNSIRTGLRTDVALFDKVGTWAWLAWDHRFEDKSSGMGGTATGLGAFSYAGSKLDQDWADAGMGASWDITERLSANSSLAFALGCDDDSVPDLTATMGFSFQIW; encoded by the coding sequence GTGAGTGCCGATGGTTCCATCATGGTCGGAACAGGCTCGGTGCCAGGGGGATACACCGCGTTTCTTGCCAACGTGACCGTGGGCGGTCTCATCACCCCGGACGAATTCTACCAATCCCTGGGGACCATGGGCCAGGTCGGTCCGGCGGTTTCTTCCATGGGCCAGCTGTCCATGAGCCGGTTGGGCGGCGTGGCCGGTGGCCAGGGCATGCAGTTCTCCGTGACCGGGCCGGGTTCCGGCGCGGATACCGGGTCCGACGCAGGCGCGGGAACCGAGTCGGGCCTGTCCAGCGGTGACGAGATGCCGGGTCGGCTGGACCTGTGGATGGTCGGCTCCGTAGGCACCAACATCGAACTGAACGGCGACGACCTCGGCCTGCACGGCGGCGTCGGCCTGAGCTGGGCGGAAGGTGAATGGCGCTTCGGCGGCGGCCTGTTCGGGGACGAGCGCGACCTGGATACCAGCCACGGCGGAAACCAGGACATCCAGGCCGTAGGTCCCGGCGCGTTCGTGGTCTACGCCCCGGACGGCACCGGGCTGGAATTTCGCGTGGCCGCCATCTGGCAGACCGTGAACCTGGACCTGAAGCGCGGCTATGCGAACGGCGCAGGCTCCGCCACCTCCTCTGGCCACACGAACGCCGAGGTCTTCGGCCTGTCCGGCCGGGCCCAGTGGACCCGTAGCGTGACCAACTCCTTCGCCCTGACCCCCTTTGCCGAATACACTTGGCAGAACACGCACATCGACGGCTACTCCGAGTCGGGCGGCCCCTTCCCGGCCAGTTACGACAGCCGCGACGAGACCTCCAACTCCATCCGAACCGGCCTGCGGACCGACGTTGCCCTCTTCGACAAGGTGGGCACCTGGGCCTGGCTGGCCTGGGACCATCGTTTCGAGGACAAGTCCTCGGGTATGGGCGGCACCGCCACCGGCCTTGGGGCGTTCTCCTATGCAGGCTCGAAGCTTGATCAGGACTGGGCCGATGCAGGCATGGGAGCGAGCTGGGATATCACCGAACGGCTGTCCGCCAATTCCAGCCTCGCCTTCGCCCTCGGCTGTGACGATGACTCCGTGCCCGACCTCACCGCCACCATGGGTTTCAGTTTCCAGATCTGGTAG